CTCCCGGGCCGTCCAGGGTGCCCGGCCTGCGCCGACAGGCGACGCGAGCACAATCGCGTCGACGCACGGCAACGCGCGGCACTGACCGAGCGATTCGGCGCGGACCTGCTCCGGCGACCCTCCCCCCTGCTCCTGGAGACCACCGCGGCGGCCGCGGCGACGTTGGCCGTCGCCGAGGTGGAAAAGCTCCTGGCAGGTGCGCCGACTTCCGTTCAGTGGAGCCTGGATCTGGAAACCGCGGTCACGACAACCCACCCCGTCATGGCCGATCCGCTGTGCCCGGTCTGCTCGGACCTACCCGGCGACGATCCCGGAATCGCGCGAAAACTGTTCGCGCCGAAGGCCGGACGGCGTGGCCTGCGCACCCGCGACCTCACCGCGGCACTGCCCGAACTGCAGCGGATCTACGTCGACGCGGACACCGGGATGATCCGCGAACTCACCACCTGGACCACCGCGACCTCCCCGATGTCCAGGGCCGCCATCGAATCCGAACAGTCCCCCGCGAGCAGCCACGGGTACGGTCGCGGCTTCGGCGTCGACGCGACCAGGGCCGCCGCGGTAGCCGAGGCGCTCGAACGGCTCGGCGGACAACGTCCACGCGGCCGGCGCACCACCGTCCGCGCCGCGTATACCGAGGTCGCGGATCGAGCCATCGATCCCCGCGCCTTCGGTCTGTACTCCGACGCGCACTACGACGCCCCCGGATTCTGGTTCCATCGCTACCGCCCAGACCTGGAAATCCCTTGGGTGTGGGCCCATTCGTTCGCGCGTGCCGAGCCCGTGCTGGTGCCGGAGTGCCTGGCGTACTACGGCGTGCACGACCGCCGTTTCGCCTACGAGACGTCCAATGGCTGCGCCGTCGGCAGCTCGCTCGCCGAGGCGGCTCTGCACGGGCTGCTGGAGGTCACCGAGCGGGACGCGTTCCTGCTCACCTGGTACGCCCGGCTGCCGGTACCGCGCGTGGACCTGGATTCCGCGACCGATCGGCGGATTCCGTTGCTCGCTGATCTGGTCGCGCACGAATTCGGCTACGAGGTCGCGGCATTCGACTGCACGACCGAGACACGCATCCCCGCGTACTGGCTGATGGCCGTCGACCAGAAGCCCGGTGAGAACAGGCCGGTGGCCCTCTGCGGGGCCGCCGCGCACGTGTTCCCGGAACACGCGTTGCTGAACGGAATACAGGAAATGCTCACCATGTTGGAGGGCTTCGTCGACCGCTACGATCCGGAATCTGCTCGGCAGAT
This genomic stretch from Nocardia brasiliensis ATCC 700358 harbors:
- a CDS encoding TOMM precursor leader peptide-binding protein, which gives rise to MPLDIAVLGAGLLATEVRAAVTATGHRVRAADETPYDALVVADDTSAPTAAPGTVPWFPVRLNHTHVLVGPGSLPGRPGCPACADRRREHNRVDARQRAALTERFGADLLRRPSPLLLETTAAAAATLAVAEVEKLLAGAPTSVQWSLDLETAVTTTHPVMADPLCPVCSDLPGDDPGIARKLFAPKAGRRGLRTRDLTAALPELQRIYVDADTGMIRELTTWTTATSPMSRAAIESEQSPASSHGYGRGFGVDATRAAAVAEALERLGGQRPRGRRTTVRAAYTEVADRAIDPRAFGLYSDAHYDAPGFWFHRYRPDLEIPWVWAHSFARAEPVLVPECLAYYGVHDRRFAYETSNGCAVGSSLAEAALHGLLEVTERDAFLLTWYARLPVPRVDLDSATDRRIPLLADLVAHEFGYEVAAFDCTTETRIPAYWLMAVDQKPGENRPVALCGAAAHVFPEHALLNGIQEMLTMLEGFVDRYDPESARQMVADDNRVGDMDDHSTLYGHPDAFPRLGFLPLDGPRQPIPPAAWPEFGDLTQDLVHLAERYRACELDVLIVDQTSAEHRAGGFACAKVLVPGTVPMTFGHRNRRDHGLPRIRTAPRILGYAEHDLGADEINPYPHPFP